CGCTGCATCTCGGTCTCGAGCCCGACGGGCTCGATGCGCTGGGCGCCCTCCTCGGGCACCGTTTCGACGCTGACGTTGATCTCGACGCCTTCTTCAGGCGTGGGGGGAGTGTTCTCGTCGGTCATTGCTGGTGAAGATCCTTTCTGATGCGGTCAGCTGAGACCGACTCAGATGTCGAGGAAGCGGACGTCCTTGGCGTTGCGCTGGATGAACGAGCGGCGTGCCTCGACGTCCTCGCCCATCAGGACGGAGAACAGGTCGTCCGCCTGGGCTGCGTCGTCGAGGGTGACCTGGCCGAGCACGCGGTGCTCGATGTCCATCGTGGTGATGCGCAGCTCCTCGGCGTTCATCTCGCCGAGACCCTTGAAGCGCTGGATCGAGTCCTCACGGATCCGCTTGCCCTGCTGGCGGCCGAGCTCCGTCAGGGCGTCGCGCTCACGGTCCGAGTACGCGTACTCGAAGTCCTCACGACCCCACTTGATCTTGTAGAGCGGCGGGCGCGAGAGGAACACGTAGCCGGCCTCGACGAGGGGCCGCAGGAAGCGGAACAGGAAGGTCAGCAGCAGGGTGTTGATGTGCTGACCGTCGACGTCGGCGTCCGCCATCAGAATGATCTTGTGATAGCGGAGCTTCTCGATGTCGAAGTCCTCGTGGACTCCGGTGCCGAAGGCGGAGATCAGCGCCTGGATCTCCTGGTTCTGCAGGATCTTGTCGATCCGCGCCTTCTCGACATTCAGGATCTTGCCTCGGATGGGCAGGATGGCCTGGTACTGCGGGTTACGGCCGGACTTGGCCGAGCCGCCGGCGGAGTCACCCTCGACGATGAAGATCTCGCACTTGGTGGGATCGTTCGACTGGCAGTCGGAGAGCTTGCCCGGCAGGGACGCCGACTCCAGCAGGCCCTTGCGGCGGGTGAGGTCGCGGGCCTTGCGGGCCGCCACGCGCGCGGTGGCAGCCTGGATGCCCTTGCGGATGATGTCCGCGGCCTCGACGGGGTTACGGTCCAGCCAGTCGTTCAGGTGCTCGTAGACCACCTTCTGGACGAAGGTCTTCACCTCGGTGTTGCCCAGCTTGGTCTTGGTCTGGCCCTCGAACTGCGGCTCGCTCAGCTTCACCGAGATGATCGCCGTCAGACCCTCGCGGATGTCGTCACCCGTGAGGTTGTCGTCCTTCTCGCGAAGCAGCTTCTTGTCGCGCGCGTACTTGTTGATCAGCGAGGTCAGCGCGGCGCGGAAGCCCTCTTCGTGGGTGCCGCCCTCGTGCGTGTGGATGATGTTGGCGAAGGAGTACACGCCCTCGGTGTAGCTGCTGTTCCACTGCATCGCGACCTCGAGGGACAGGAGCTTGTCCTTGTCCTCGGCCTCCAGGTCGATGACGGAGGGGTGCACCACGTCTCCCTTGCGGGAGTTGAGGTACTTCACGAAGTCGACGATGCCGCCCTCGTAGTGGTACTCGACGGCCTTGACCTCGGGCTTCTCGTCGGCGCCCGCCTCGTCCGCCCCGGCGACGGCCTTCGCCGACTCACGCTCGTCGGTGAGTTTGATCCTCAAACCCTTGTTGAGGAACGCCATCTCCTGGAAGCGCCGCGACAGCGTCTCGAAGGAGTACTCGGTGGTCTCGAAGATGTCCGGGTCGGCCCAGAAGGTGACCGACGTGCCGTGCTCGTCCGTGGCCTCGTGCTGCACGAGCGGGGCCGTGGGGACGCCCAGCTTGTAGTCCTGGGTCCAGCGGTGGCCGTCGGTCTTGACCTCGACGGCGACCTTCATGGACAGCGCGTTGACGACGGAGACGCCCACGCCGTGCAAACCGCCGGAGACCGCGTAGCCGCCGCCGCCGAACTTGCCGCCCGCGTGCAGCACGGTCAGCACGACCTCGAGGGCGGGCTTGCCCTCGGACGGGACGATGCCCACCGGGATGCCGCGGCCGTTGTCCACGACGCGCACACCACCGTCGTGCAGGATCGTCACGTCGATCGTGTCCGCGTGGCCCGCCAGCGCCTCGTCGACGGAGTTGTCGACGACCTCCTGCACCAGGTGGTGCAGGCCGCGCTCACCGGTCGAGCCGATGTACATGCCGGGCCGCTTGCGGACCGCGTCCAGACCCTCGAGGACTGTGATGGCGCTGGCGTCGTAGGCCGAGGTCACCTCGCCGGAGGACTGACTGGCCTCCGCCGGGGCCTGGCCGACGGCGTCGGCGGCAGTGGACGGGATGTTCTCGTTGGGGTTGCCGGAATCGGCCACGAAGCGCCCTTTCTGGCACAGCACAAGCCAAGCTCCCGGCGGTGGCCGGAGCGGCTGCGTCGTTCAGCGATAGTCAGCGTTGCTCGGTTGTCCCACAAGTGGGGCGGGATTAGCTCTCAGTCTACCGGTAGCGCCGACAGTGATGGGGGTTTGCCGGTACCTGAGTCCGCATGTGCCGCCCTGAACCGGCCTCTGCCGACTCCCCATATGCGTCCCGGGGCTCCAAGAGGCTCACAGCGGCACTCAGCGCTTCCGGGCGTCAACCGGGTGTCAACCCCCGGTCGGCAGCTCCCCCGACTCACCCGTAGGTGTCGCCGGGACCCTTGCTTCCTGGGGCGCGCAGGGGGCCGAAGCGGCGTGCGGGAGCGTTGGGCCCAAGGATCTTCAGAAGCCGTACGGTGCCGTGCCCGAGGTCCTCGTTGAGCCGCGCCACCAGCGTCGGAGCCAGGTAACGCAGCTGCATCGCCCAGGCCGTCGAGTCGCACTGGACGGTCAGGACACGCTCGTCCTCGTCGTACTTCAGGGGCTCGGAGTGCTTGGCGAGGTCCTCGCCCACGATCTCCGGCCAGCGGCCCATGACACCGCCGACAGCGGCCGGTGCCTCCCAGCCGCGCTCGGTGATCAGCCGGTTGATGGCCGCGCCGAACGCGACCGGGTCGCGGCCATCGGCGCGCGCCCCGGACCTCAGTCCGCCGCCTCGCCGGGCCTGCTTCTTCTGCTGGTCGGCCACTCCTCGCGCGCGTGCCTGCTCCTTCGCGGCGCGCAGGGCCACGCGCGCGAGGTCGACGCCGGACGGCTCGGGGGCCTTCTGGGGGGCGTCGCCGGATGTGTCCTCGGTCATACCCGCTCCACCGTTCCTTCGGACACCGCGTACCGCGTGCCCGCCAGGACGCCCGGCACATCGTCGTCCACCGCGGCCGTCACCAGGACCTGCTCGCCGGGGGCGACCAGCTCGGCGAGACGCTCCCTGCGCCGCGCGTCGAGCTCCGCGAAGACGTCGTCGAGCACGAGCACCGGCTCGTTCCCCTCGGCCCGCAGCAGGTCGTACGAGGCCAGGCGCAGAGCCAGCGCGTACGACCAGGACTCGCCGTGGCTGGCGTACCCCTTCGCAGGCAGCTGGCCGAGCTTGAGTATCAGGTCGTCGCGGTGCGGTCCGACGAGGGTGACGCCCCGCTCGATCTCCTGTTTGCGGGCCGCTTCGAGGGCGGCCATCAGCTGCTCGTAGAGCTCTTCGCGCGCGTGGCCGTCGATTTCGGGCGAGGACGGCTTGTAGTCGAGGGCGAGCGGGCCGCCGCCGGGCGCCAACTGCTCGTACGCCTTGTCGGCGAGCGGCTGGAGCGTGGCGATCAGGTCGAACCGCTGCGCGAGCAGCTCGGCGCCCACGCGCGCGAGGTGCTGGTCCCACACGTCGAGGGTCGACAGGTCCATTGACCGGCCGCCGTGCCTGCGGGCGAGCGCGGCCGACTTGAGGAGCGTGTTGCGCTGCTTGAGTACGCGGTCGTAGTCGGACCGCACGCCGGCCATGCGCGGGGAGCGGGCGGTGATCAGTTCGTCGAGGAAGCGGCGGCGCTCGCCGGGGTCGCCCTTGACGAGCGCGAGGTCCTCCGGCGCGAACAGGACCGTGCGCACGATGCCCAGCACGTCACGAGGTCTGACCTGCGAGGATCGGTTGATCCTGGCGCGGTTCGCCTTGCCCGGGTTGAGCTCGAGCTCGATGAGCTGCTGGCGCTCGCCCTGCCGGACCGCGGCCCGGATGACGGCGCGCTCGGCGCCCATGCGGACCAGCGGCGCGTCCGAGGAGACCCGGTGGCTGCCGAGGGTGGCGAGATAGCCGACCGCCTCGACGAGGTTGGTCTTGCCCTGCCCGTTCGGACCCACGAACGCGGTGACGCCCGGATCGAGAGGGACTTCGACCCGGGCGTACGAGCGGAAGTCGGCCAGCGACAGATGCGTCACGTGCATGGTCGTTCGCCGACCTCCCCCAAGGTGTGGAGCGGGTGTGGATGACTTCTTCGTGGAGCTTCGTGGAGCTTCGTGGACGAGGTGTGGGTTCGCTTTGTGGATTAGCTCTTCTCGACGGCGTGGCCGCCGAACTGGTTACGCAGGGCCGCGATCATCTTCATCTGCGGCGAGTCGTCCTGGCGCGACGCGAAGCGCGCGAAGAGGGAAGCGGTGATCGCGGGCAGCGGCACCGCGTTGTCGATGGCCGCCTCGACCGTCCAGCGGCCCTCTCCGGAGTCGGCGGCGAAGCCGCGCAGCTTGTCCAGGTGCTCGTCGTCGTCCAGCGCGTTGACCGCCAGGTCGAGCAGCCAGGAACGGATGACCGTGCCCTCCTGCCAGGAGCGGAAGACCTCACGCACGTCGGTGACGGAGTCGACCTTCTCCAGGAGCTCCCAGCCCTCGGCATAGGCCTGCATCATGGCGTACTCGATGCCGTTGTGAACCATCTTCGCGAAGTGGCCCGCACCGACCTTGCCCGCGTGGACGGCGCCGAATTCGCCCTCCGGCTTGAGGGCGT
The DNA window shown above is from Streptomyces sp. NBC_01445 and carries:
- the gyrB gene encoding DNA topoisomerase (ATP-hydrolyzing) subunit B, which produces MLCQKGRFVADSGNPNENIPSTAADAVGQAPAEASQSSGEVTSAYDASAITVLEGLDAVRKRPGMYIGSTGERGLHHLVQEVVDNSVDEALAGHADTIDVTILHDGGVRVVDNGRGIPVGIVPSEGKPALEVVLTVLHAGGKFGGGGYAVSGGLHGVGVSVVNALSMKVAVEVKTDGHRWTQDYKLGVPTAPLVQHEATDEHGTSVTFWADPDIFETTEYSFETLSRRFQEMAFLNKGLRIKLTDERESAKAVAGADEAGADEKPEVKAVEYHYEGGIVDFVKYLNSRKGDVVHPSVIDLEAEDKDKLLSLEVAMQWNSSYTEGVYSFANIIHTHEGGTHEEGFRAALTSLINKYARDKKLLREKDDNLTGDDIREGLTAIISVKLSEPQFEGQTKTKLGNTEVKTFVQKVVYEHLNDWLDRNPVEAADIIRKGIQAATARVAARKARDLTRRKGLLESASLPGKLSDCQSNDPTKCEIFIVEGDSAGGSAKSGRNPQYQAILPIRGKILNVEKARIDKILQNQEIQALISAFGTGVHEDFDIEKLRYHKIILMADADVDGQHINTLLLTFLFRFLRPLVEAGYVFLSRPPLYKIKWGREDFEYAYSDRERDALTELGRQQGKRIREDSIQRFKGLGEMNAEELRITTMDIEHRVLGQVTLDDAAQADDLFSVLMGEDVEARRSFIQRNAKDVRFLDI
- a CDS encoding DUF721 domain-containing protein — its product is MTEDTSGDAPQKAPEPSGVDLARVALRAAKEQARARGVADQQKKQARRGGGLRSGARADGRDPVAFGAAINRLITERGWEAPAAVGGVMGRWPEIVGEDLAKHSEPLKYDEDERVLTVQCDSTAWAMQLRYLAPTLVARLNEDLGHGTVRLLKILGPNAPARRFGPLRAPGSKGPGDTYG
- the recF gene encoding DNA replication/repair protein RecF (All proteins in this family for which functions are known are DNA-binding proteins that assist the filamentation of RecA onto DNA for the initiation of recombination or recombinational repair.); the protein is MHVTHLSLADFRSYARVEVPLDPGVTAFVGPNGQGKTNLVEAVGYLATLGSHRVSSDAPLVRMGAERAVIRAAVRQGERQQLIELELNPGKANRARINRSSQVRPRDVLGIVRTVLFAPEDLALVKGDPGERRRFLDELITARSPRMAGVRSDYDRVLKQRNTLLKSAALARRHGGRSMDLSTLDVWDQHLARVGAELLAQRFDLIATLQPLADKAYEQLAPGGGPLALDYKPSSPEIDGHAREELYEQLMAALEAARKQEIERGVTLVGPHRDDLILKLGQLPAKGYASHGESWSYALALRLASYDLLRAEGNEPVLVLDDVFAELDARRRERLAELVAPGEQVLVTAAVDDDVPGVLAGTRYAVSEGTVERV
- the gnd gene encoding phosphogluconate dehydrogenase (NAD(+)-dependent, decarboxylating): MELGLVGLGKMGGNMRERIRRAGHTVIGYDRNPDLADVHSLGELVGKLKAPRVVWVMVPAGGPTQATVDELADLLSPGDVVVDGGNSRWTDDEKHAVELGIKDIGFVDCGVSGGVWGLENGYALMYGGSKENVAKVQPIFDALKPEGEFGAVHAGKVGAGHFAKMVHNGIEYAMMQAYAEGWELLEKVDSVTDVREVFRSWQEGTVIRSWLLDLAVNALDDDEHLDKLRGFAADSGEGRWTVEAAIDNAVPLPAITASLFARFASRQDDSPQMKMIAALRNQFGGHAVEKS